TACTTTTCACACTACTAAAATCCTTAACTTAATGACATTGTTTTTGAAAAAACCCCGTCCCCAATTGAACTTTAACCTGTCCCTTTTTGAATTGTTTCTTTTTCTAAACTATTTTACTATTCTATAATATTCTCGTTCTGTCACCATAAATACAATACAATAAATCACTGCAAAGACTATAATTGTTGCTATTGTGCATTCAATAAATAATGTGATGTTTGTCATGGAAAACATTGCCAGTAGTTTTGTAATGACTTTGAAGGCTGCTGCCACATGAATGATTGCCATAATAAGCGGCAGGAAGAAGATCATTAGCACCTGGCTTCGAATAGATTTTTTTACTTCTTGTTTATCCATGCCAACTTGCTGCATAATCTTGTAACGGCCTTTGTCGTCGTAACCTTCGGAAATCTGTTTGTAGTAAATAATGAGTACTGTTACCATGAGGAACATGAAGCCGAGATACATGCCCATGAAGAAGAGGCTGCCATACAATTCGTAAAAGGAGTCTTTGTTAATTTGTCTTCCGCTACAGGAGCAGAAAGTTTCTGGAACTTGCTCACTCAGTGCTGTTCTGATCTGTTGTTCTACGTTCTTTTTTAATTCGCTGGAACCTTTCATATCGAAAGCCTCATAATAAGTCATTGCCATCAGGCTTGCTTTTGTTTCATCATTCTGTGTACTTTTTTCATAAGTCTGTTTTAAAATATTCAGAATCTGTTCTTCGTCTTTCATAATCATGTAAGTAATTGGAATATCTTTATCGTTATTTTTCTCGTCTAATTGAGATTTGTCCAATTCTTTTTTTATATTAAATTTTGTATCATCTAAATAAATTTCATTCTGTCCGTAACTTTTTGTCTGAGTAGAAAAAAGAAGTACTTCTCCATCATTTAATGTCTCATTTTTTTCTTCCAGACGGTTATAGTCTGCAAGTGGAATCAGCACAACTGAACTGGACGTTTTGTCTGAATAATATTTATCAGGATCCAGAATCATCTTATTTCCATCCAGATAACCGGTCAGTTCTCCCAAATGATAAATACGTTCATTTTCCGCCTTCGTATTATTTTTTCTTATAATTTCCTCAATGATTGTATGCACTTTTTCTTCTGTCTGTGCATTTGTTCTGTAAATGCTCACCTCGCACTCTCGTGGATATCTGACGCTGATAATGTCATTCATACCCACATAAAGGCAAACGGTAGTGGATACCATAATCAGTACCATCGTACTTAAGATGCAAATGTTTGCGAGCCCCACTGCGTTTTGTTTCATGCGGTAAACCATGCCGGATACTGCCGTAAAATGTTTTGCCTGGTAATAATATTTTTTGTTTTTCTTTAACATTTTCAGGACTGCGATACTTCCTGCAATAAACAGACCATAAGTTCCGAGCACAACACAGACAACTGCGAAGAAAAATTTTGTCATCGCATCCAGTGGATTTCCGGTCGTTTGTGCAATGTAATATCCGGTTCCAAGCAAAATCGCTCCCACAATCGCCAGAAGCCACTTTGTCTTTGGCTCACGCTCTCCTTGATTGCTCCCATGCAGAAGCTCTACCGGACTGACTATGCGGATCTGAAGCAAATTATAAAGAAGAATCAGTACGAAAATTGCCATAAAAAATACAAATGTCTTCTCCAGCACCGGAATCTCTACCGTAACTTTCACACTGATATCATAATGTAAAAGTTTTCCAAGTACAAGATACATCAGCTTTCCAAATACAATACCTAAGAGTATACCACCGAAAATACTGATAAATGCAGTAATCACCGCCTCAATCGCAAGCATTTTTGCAATATGTCCTTTTCCCATACCAAGAATATTGTAAATCCCGATTTCCCGCTTTCTTCGCTTAATCAGGAAACTGTTCGTATAGAATAGAAAAATTACAGAAAAGATCATCAGCAGTCCATTCATATAGCCCATAATCAATTTCACATTTTTACTTAGCCCGTTATTTCCCTGTGCCATACCACCAACAATGTAGTACATCATAACAGAAAGTACTGCCATTAAAATGTATGGAACATACGTCTTACGATTGTTTTTCAGATTGGTGATTGCAAGTTTTCCATAGATTTTGCTACTCAACGCGCTCACCTCCTGCTTCGAGAACAGTCAGTGTGTCGGAAATTTTCTGATACATCTGTTCATCAGTCAGATTGCCACGGTACAACTGATGGAATACCTCACCATCTTTAATGAACATCACGCGATTTGCACTACTGGCAGCTTTCACACTGTGAGTGACCATGAGAATTGTCTGTCCATCATGGTTCACAGAAGAAAACAAGCGAAGAAGTTCCTGCGCTGCCTTGGAATCCAGTGCTCCGGTCGGCTCATCTGCCAGAACGATCTGCGGCTTGATAATCAGCGCTCTTGCCACTGCCACACGTTGCTTCTGTCCACCAGACACTTCGTACGGGTACTTTTCCAGAATTTTTTCAATACCAAGATGCCTCGCGATCGGCGCAAGGCGCTGTTCCATTTCTTCATATCTTCTTCCGGACAGAACCAGTGGCAGAAAAATGTTATCTTTCAGTGTAAATGTATCTAACAAATGAAAATCCTGAAATACAAATCCAAGATTCTGACGACGAAATGCAGACATTTCCTTTTCCTTAATCGTACTTAAATCTCTTCCCTTTAAAATGACCTTGCCACTTGTCGGGCAGTCAAGCTGTGCCAGAATATTTAACAGGGTACTTTTACCAGAACCAGACTCTCCCATGATTGCCACATATTCTCCCGGCTCTACTGAAAAATTCACATCACGAAGTGCCTCTACTTTATTGCCCCCAAAACGAGTCGTATATATTTTCTTTACATTTTTCACTTCCAATAACGCCATATCAATTTCTCCTTCTTTTTCATTGTATAAAAACTGCTTTCAAAATCCTGCGGACATGTCTTTCACACGATTTTTTTAACTTCTTTACACAATCAATTATAAAAAAAGAAGAAATGCATTTCCATTGATTTTGGTTACATTTCCCCCTGCTAATCTTACAATCTTGTCACTATTTACTCTACCTGTAAATTTTCTTTCATCAGATACAATAACACCCGTGTTCCTTTTCCCAGCTTAGATTCTACTCGGATCTGGCAACGGAGCTTCTCTATAATCTGCTTACATAAATAAAGACCGATGCCTGTAGATTTCTTATCACTTCTTCCATTATACCCGGTGAATCCCTTTTCGAAAATACGCGGCAAGTCTTCTGAGCATATACCGATGCCTGTGTCCTCAATTACAAGCCAATCATCTTCCATATAAATAGAAATGCTTCCTTCGACTGTGTATTTCAATGCATTGGACAAAATCTGCTCCAGTACAAAAACGAGCCATTTTTCATCTGTCGTAACGGTTACCCGAAGTGCTTCATAATGTAATGCCAATTTCTGCATGGCAAACATACGGGAATACTTCTTAAGTGCCTGCTTTACCAGATTGTCCAAAGCATATTCCTTCAGCATAAGATCTCCCGACATATCCTCCATACGCACATAAGTCAGAACCATTTCCACATACTGTTCTGTCTTAAAAAGTTCTGTCTGCATATCCTGCAAAAGCTCATAAGTTCTGGCATCTTCCGTGTCGCCGGCTGCCTGCGCAAGCACTTTCATGGCAGCAATCGGTGTCTTGATCTGATGCGCCCACATACTGTAATAATCTTTCATTTCCTGGCGCCCAATCCGCTCCGCTGATTGCAGATCAGACATTTTCTTATACATATTTTGAATAATTGCCTGATACTCTAACTCGATATATGACCTTGTCGCCGGAAGATTTTCCGTCACCTCTTCCAAACGCTGCTTTGCCTCAATGACTGCCACACCCTTCTTATAATATTGGTTAAATTTGAAAATTCCATATCCAAGCAGCCAGATTGCGGAAAGAAAAAATGCATAGTTCACCGCATCAACTGGCAAGTTGCTCAGGCTGAAAATGACATAAAACACACCAATGAATCCAATATACAGGCAGATATCGCCTCTTTTTTCTTTCAAAAAACTCCCCAGCAGCTTTATCATTCCACAATATACCCAATTCCTTTCTTCGTCTGAATCCAATTTTCTGCTCCGATTTCTTCCAATTTCTTTCTAAGCCTCGCCACATTCACTGTCAATGTATTATCGTCAATGAACTCATCACTCTCCCACAACCTCGTAATCAGATTTTCCCTTGAAACAATCCGTCCTGAATTCTCCATCAGAAGCTTCAGAATCCGGAATTCATTTTTCGTAAGCTCCACCGACTGACTCCCACAGGTCACTGTCGCATCATTAACATTTAGCATCACTCCTGCATGCTCAAGTACGTCCATCGTCCCACGGAATGCATAAGCTCGCCGAAGCACCGCCTGCACCTTCGCCGTCACTACGCTAAGGTCAAATGGTTTCTCCACAAATTCATCTCCGCCCATATTCATGGCCATAACAATATTCATATTATCATTTGCCGATGATAAGAAGATAATCGGTACTTTTGAAATCTTGCGGATCTCCTGGCACCAATGGAACCCATTAAACAATGGCAATACAATATCCAGGAGCACAAGCTGCGGCTCATACTCCCGGAAATCTTCCATCACATTCTTAAAATTCGTCACACAATGCACCTCATAATCCCATGTTCTTAAATGCTCCGCCAGCACATTTGCAATCGTCCGGTCGTCTTCTATAATTAAGATTCTATACATACATCCTCCTAAGTCACCCGTTTGGCAATAGTGTAACTGATTTTTTTCGATTTGTGTATAGTTCTCCTCAAATCTTACAAAAATTTAAGGTTCCGTGTTAAGTCCGAATCTCCCAGCTGATATAAATCTTTCTTTTATTCTCTACTCCGCAAAGAATTTTGCTTTCACGTCTTCCACCGGCATTTCCTGGCCTGTAAACAAATGAAACGCCTCTGCCCCTTGCCACAGGAGCATACCTTTTCCACCGACCACACATTTCACACCGGCTTCTTTCGCCTCGCGCATCATACGTGTCTCCTTCGGATTATAAATAATCTCCGCAACGACCAAATCTTCCCTATATACAGAAGTGTCCTGGATCATCGTCCCTTTCTCATTCGGTTTCATGCCCACATTTGTTGCATTTACAAGAATATCACTCTCTCCAATACTCTTATACAATGCTTTTTTATCTGCCATATCACAGACCTGTATCTTGCACTCTGGTGCAAATTCTAATATTTTCTTCGCAATCTTCTCAAGCTTTTCGAAGTTTGCTCCCTTTCGGTTAAACACATGAATCTCGGAAGCTCCGTCCAGTGCAAGCTGTACAAAAATTGCAGTTCCGGCTCCACCACCGCCCATAAGTGTAATTGTCTTATCTTTTACAGAGACGCCGTGTTCTGCAAGATTTTTCACAAATCCGACTCCGTCTGTATTGTGCCCAATTAGTTTTCCATTTTCATTCACTACCGTATTGGAAGCGCCCATGATCTGCGCTGCCGGAGACAACTCATCGACCTGTCTTGCAACTTCCATCTTACATGGCATCGTCACATTAAAACCGCGGATTTTAAGAAGTCTCGCCGCATCCAGAAATTCTCCTACCTGGTCTTCTTTTATCTCAAATGCCATGTAGGCATAGTCAAGTCCTAATTTTTCAAAGCTGTAATTGTGCATTGCCGGAGAACCGGAATGTCCCACCGGAGAACCAATCAGTGCTAATAATGTCGTTGTTCCGCTAATTCTTTTTTCCATGTCATGTACCTCTTCCAGTCATTATATAATATTATCAATTATGTTCTAAAACAACTGATTTTCTGATTCCAATTATAACACACCGCTAAACTGACCGCACTCTTTAATTATCTTACATTCTCAGAGATTGTTTTCACTTTCAAGAATGCCTCGGCATTCTTGCTGCGAGGTGCGCGTCATGCAATTGCATGACATACTTCTACTGCGCACCTCTGCAAGTCTACACTCCGTTTCGGTCGGCGCAAAACCATTGTCCACCGGACAATGTGCGCCCTACCGGAGGCTATATCAGCTGGGGGATTGACTCCCACCACTGATACCAGCTTGTTTCTCACCACCTATAGGTGGGAGTCATCTTCCAGCTGATATAAAAAGACAGCCACGACACATTTTGTGCGCCATGGCTGCCTTTTTCAATACCACCCTCATCTCATGATATTTTCTACTTTCAAGAATGCCTATACTGCCTGAATCTTTGCAATGTCCACCAGTGTCAGTTTCTGAATATCTGTATTCTCCAGACTGGTGATCAGTGCTTTTGCTGTATCGATAGCTGTCAGGACATTGACACCCGTCTCAATTGCACTTCTTCGAATTACGAAACCGTCTTTGGAGTGTTCTGCTCCCTGTGGCGGAGTATCAATAACAAGATCTATCTTATGTCCAAGGATCAGATCCATGAGGTTCGGTGTGCTCTGTTCAATCTTGTTGACTGCAATTGCTTTCACACCTGCTTCTGTAAGTGCTTCTGCTGTTCCTTTTGTCGCAAAAATCTTGTATCCGATCTTTTCAAAACGTTTACCGATTTCTACAGCCTCATCCTTATCCTCATCACGGACAGTCATAATCATATTGCTAAATTTCGGAAGTTTGATTCCTGCACCTAAGAATGCTTTATATAGCGCCTCGTCAAATGTCTTGGCAATTCCAAGGCACTCTCCTGTAGACTTCATTTCTGGTCCAAGGCTGATATCTGCATCACGGATCTTCTCGAAAGAGAATACCGGCATTTTAACTGCATAGTAATCTGCCTCCGGCTGAAGTCCCGGTGTATATCCAAGTTCTTTGATCTTGTGACCGATAATCACTTTTGTTGCCAGTGGAACAATTGGAATTCCAGTTACTTTACTAATGTATGGTACCGTACGGCTGGATCTTGGGTTTACCTCGATAACATAAACCTCTTCACCACACACAATGAACTGAATATTAATCAGTCCGATGACATGCAGGGATTTTGCAAGTCGT
The sequence above is drawn from the Dorea formicigenerans genome and encodes:
- the aroE gene encoding shikimate dehydrogenase; its protein translation is MEKRISGTTTLLALIGSPVGHSGSPAMHNYSFEKLGLDYAYMAFEIKEDQVGEFLDAARLLKIRGFNVTMPCKMEVARQVDELSPAAQIMGASNTVVNENGKLIGHNTDGVGFVKNLAEHGVSVKDKTITLMGGGGAGTAIFVQLALDGASEIHVFNRKGANFEKLEKIAKKILEFAPECKIQVCDMADKKALYKSIGESDILVNATNVGMKPNEKGTMIQDTSVYREDLVVAEIIYNPKETRMMREAKEAGVKCVVGGKGMLLWQGAEAFHLFTGQEMPVEDVKAKFFAE
- a CDS encoding response regulator transcription factor; translation: MYRILIIEDDRTIANVLAEHLRTWDYEVHCVTNFKNVMEDFREYEPQLVLLDIVLPLFNGFHWCQEIRKISKVPIIFLSSANDNMNIVMAMNMGGDEFVEKPFDLSVVTAKVQAVLRRAYAFRGTMDVLEHAGVMLNVNDATVTCGSQSVELTKNEFRILKLLMENSGRIVSRENLITRLWESDEFIDDNTLTVNVARLRKKLEEIGAENWIQTKKGIGYIVE
- a CDS encoding ABC transporter ATP-binding protein yields the protein MALLEVKNVKKIYTTRFGGNKVEALRDVNFSVEPGEYVAIMGESGSGKSTLLNILAQLDCPTSGKVILKGRDLSTIKEKEMSAFRRQNLGFVFQDFHLLDTFTLKDNIFLPLVLSGRRYEEMEQRLAPIARHLGIEKILEKYPYEVSGGQKQRVAVARALIIKPQIVLADEPTGALDSKAAQELLRLFSSVNHDGQTILMVTHSVKAASSANRVMFIKDGEVFHQLYRGNLTDEQMYQKISDTLTVLEAGGERVE
- a CDS encoding sensor histidine kinase; its protein translation is MKEKRGDICLYIGFIGVFYVIFSLSNLPVDAVNYAFFLSAIWLLGYGIFKFNQYYKKGVAVIEAKQRLEEVTENLPATRSYIELEYQAIIQNMYKKMSDLQSAERIGRQEMKDYYSMWAHQIKTPIAAMKVLAQAAGDTEDARTYELLQDMQTELFKTEQYVEMVLTYVRMEDMSGDLMLKEYALDNLVKQALKKYSRMFAMQKLALHYEALRVTVTTDEKWLVFVLEQILSNALKYTVEGSISIYMEDDWLVIEDTGIGICSEDLPRIFEKGFTGYNGRSDKKSTGIGLYLCKQIIEKLRCQIRVESKLGKGTRVLLYLMKENLQVE
- a CDS encoding ABC transporter permease → MSSKIYGKLAITNLKNNRKTYVPYILMAVLSVMMYYIVGGMAQGNNGLSKNVKLIMGYMNGLLMIFSVIFLFYTNSFLIKRRKREIGIYNILGMGKGHIAKMLAIEAVITAFISIFGGILLGIVFGKLMYLVLGKLLHYDISVKVTVEIPVLEKTFVFFMAIFVLILLYNLLQIRIVSPVELLHGSNQGEREPKTKWLLAIVGAILLGTGYYIAQTTGNPLDAMTKFFFAVVCVVLGTYGLFIAGSIAVLKMLKKNKKYYYQAKHFTAVSGMVYRMKQNAVGLANICILSTMVLIMVSTTVCLYVGMNDIISVRYPRECEVSIYRTNAQTEEKVHTIIEEIIRKNNTKAENERIYHLGELTGYLDGNKMILDPDKYYSDKTSSSVVLIPLADYNRLEEKNETLNDGEVLLFSTQTKSYGQNEIYLDDTKFNIKKELDKSQLDEKNNDKDIPITYMIMKDEEQILNILKQTYEKSTQNDETKASLMAMTYYEAFDMKGSSELKKNVEQQIRTALSEQVPETFCSCSGRQINKDSFYELYGSLFFMGMYLGFMFLMVTVLIIYYKQISEGYDDKGRYKIMQQVGMDKQEVKKSIRSQVLMIFFLPLIMAIIHVAAAFKVITKLLAMFSMTNITLFIECTIATIIVFAVIYCIVFMVTEREYYRIVK